The proteins below come from a single Haemorhous mexicanus isolate bHaeMex1 chromosome 20, bHaeMex1.pri, whole genome shotgun sequence genomic window:
- the ATAD5 gene encoding ATPase family AAA domain-containing protein 5 has translation MVGRVAVAAAAASPVLPGNDGDVQPCKKRREEDASAKTITRYFSPLAKPVDKVLSSPKSTNILDYFKKTSATENAAFPVGAGENKTLLDTDEKEGKSSFKLSLKQKRKGKKGNLSNMPKEMKESENDFEIEISSDDSRVTTGLQQDSNDFIASCTLVDKKCAEELAEDNDQRENFPNVIPSRKNTKNFDCATNGSKNRIKKSRKRKHKVNTVLSESSSLENQINETYKKETEEKTNTVAECDAAISDSSFEVHMDDGTSQVNNCIITVSFEDFLRSQGESNVEEDSKPAMDTSGTANEMDKSDNVSDPEKYEESQQLPLRTVTVLAQVHSIPPKLPPSNKEQKGSRKIASIFLKQRGRVGEKERSPALLDSEQTEQVTQKRKSNVVIEEGELELAVLETGGADSLRPKCTPEEKHQFMKAFRQPTADVAKSGVKKAPGKQKQAAAKSSKEKEGSEDVVPSNKGLESGIPEDYVDKCTHSKPKSSRTKPRKSSKVQKEGNRRKKASETKETDVSNTSNYTGEEDSGANVATVENTLDVIILSSPKVNELRRSLRQQKTKTSTNVTPKKPKARSACSADELSACPLETSTPKAHRQSCKKSNMYRAEVITVPFDGNSPIRMRFTRIKAATKSNKAEAVKNEESHSKNTKINSTSKNRSKAKQLIEKAKATIQQNRSKVSEDSAAPVRRSSRQRALAEKKKLEESDESVIILGSDMDSVTSTEQSVKEKKLRSLNDVLGKKSKTLKAAKNSNGKLGCPPSCLGKNAPNSAGEPIVIFDESSQDASENSQDGDPFRAKREFLMSGLPESLKRQIAKKAAAMEAYSLASSCFKTVVHVQQKDDCSPMWKLQSPSCPLLTKLRELSTEVTNITKITLSLGEFSTVNSKRTGNCSAPVLSGHRPAFPDAFKKDLLDEIVASNSQFPVRKYYSRFLKKQTQWLALENSTQESRDGTADLDVIEKHPDSWKETKRKRKETEDRKSKRRKQLECTETEMKSRVSRNLIPPISGEKQAETGQATHLGKNMTQKPDSVTEGSGCFSDPSACSGVEKEDMLWTEKYQPQDSSELVGNKKEIERLHSWLKEWKKRADLEEKRNQKREKEDKEQEDSLSSLDFKDSKSDLEEETTLCNTVLISGPPGVGKTAAVYACAQELGFKIFEVNASCQRSGRQILSQLKEATQSHQVDKKGVNAHKPCFFNSCSTSKSPKKMCSPKKVISPRKPPLSPKGAGLKRSLPSKTLANYFKISAKRKGVDGEATSEEKNGGNTQNSLEVKKDTQITSINKDEGGERNRKSATSLILFEEVDIIFDEDAGFLSAIKTFMATAKRPVILTTNDPTFSLMFDGYFEEINFKTPSLINSVSYLQALCLAENLRTDVKDLAALLTTNNCDIRQSVLYLQFWVRSGGGCLKEKHLALHGEEETRKADNVIHPAKSKDSKVDFSQADDSHLQEFPKCDTGCVETLLGLKNILLPSEDLLTFFKPKITTMEEWNKLMQLLTEFQMKHVDFVYSNLELILPLPVQVLSNQSEASKSVLERTTVVSSKDRSTKSSCSRKSSPGKKSKKTKAQKRLEILDDSDLFDSELNYSAEFITLPSDSPKPCVEMNKKESKLLVHKEQEEVKTKTSVNKRRTAVVFQCLNSLTEFVENMSFLDCCVNTNTREPLEFSKSEEFLWTNAKIRNGLCDEFSIENTDWWSSQSCSEIKAAIEALSFTTSSVNISQNLESFLTTSKTPESDQLNGLTLPVSNTRNCISFRQAADSSTHKKAQKRLAVIKTVFSRSPINLGNKQASTLEYLPTLRSICRSEKLKEQGKTKRRFLHYLEGIHLEIPRQTINGLSLDFP, from the exons ATGGTGGGCAGGGTCGCCGTGGCCGCGGCGGCCGCCTCCCCCGTCCTCCCCGGGAACGACGGCGACGTTCAG CCATGCAAGAAGCGGCgagaggaagatgcttctgcaAAAACAATTACAAGGTATTTTTCACCATTAGCAAAACCAGTGGACAAAGTATTGTCATCACCAAAATCCACCAATATCttggattattttaaaaagacatctGCAACTGAGAATGCTGCATTCCCAGTAGGAgctggagaaaataaaacactgttGGACACTGATGAAAAAGAGGGTAAATCATCTTTCAAGCTATCtttaaagcagaagagaaaagggaagaaaggtaATTTAAGTAATATgccaaaagaaatgaaagaatctGAGAATGACTTTGAAATAGAAATTAGTAGTGATGACAGCAGAGTTACTACAGGACTGCAACAAGACAGTAATGACTTTATTGCTTCTTGTACTCTAGTGGACAAAAAATGTGCAGAAGAATTAGCAGAAGATAATGATCAAAGAGAGAACTTCCCAAACGTTATCCCCtccagaaaaaatacaaaaaacttTGATTGTGCAACAAATGGATCAAAAAATAGgataaaaaaatcaaggaaaaggAAGCATAAAGTAAATACTGTTTTGTCTGAAAGCTCTTCATTGGAAAACCAGATTAATGAAACATATAAAAAGGAAACTGAGGAGAAGACAAATACAGTAGCAGAGTGTGATGCTGCTATTAGTGATTCCAGTTTTGAGGTTCATATGGATGATGGGACATCCCAGGTAAATAACTGTATAATAACAGTGTCATTTGAGGACTTCTTGAGAAGTCAGGGAGAAAGTAATGTTGAAGAAGACTCAAAGCCAGCAATGGACACTTCTGGTACTGCAAATGAAATGGACAAAAGTGATAATGTTAGTGACCCAGAAAAGTATGAGGAATCCCAGCAGTTGCCTCTCAGAACAGTGACTGTCCTTGCACAAGTTCATTCCATTCCCCCCAAATTACCTCCCTCAAACAAGGAGCAGAAAGGCTCTAGAAAAATAGCTTCCATTTTTTTGAAGCAGAGGGGACGTgtaggggaaaaggaaaggagtcCAGCCCTCTTGGACAGTGAGCAAACTGAACAGGtgactcagaaaagaaaatccaacGTCGTTATTGAGGAAGGAGAATTGGAGCTGGCTGTCCTGGAGACTGGAGGGGCAGATTCTCTGAGGCCAAAATGTACTCCTGAAGAAAAGCATCAGTTTATGAAAGCTTTTAGACAACCAACAGCAGATGTAGCAAAAAGTGGAGTTAAAAAGgcacctggaaaacaaaagcaagctGCTGCAAAGtcctcaaaagaaaaagagggatcTGAAGATGTCGTTCCTTCAAATAAAGGATTAGAAAGCGGGATACCAGAAGATTATGTGGACAAATGTACTCATTCTAAACCTAAAAGCAGTAGAACTAAACCCAGAAAATCTAGCAAGGttcagaaagaaggaaacagaagaaagaaggcTTCAGAAACTAAGGAAACTGATGTCTCAAACACCAGCAATTATACTGGAGAAGAGGATTCAGGTGCTAATGTTGCTACTGTGGAAAACACCTTAGATGTAATAATTTTATCAAGTCCAAAAGTGAATGAGTTAAGGAGAAGTTTAAGGcagcagaaaaccaaaacatcaACCAATGTTACACCTAAAAAGCCCAAGGCTAGAAGTGCCTGTTCTGCAGATGAATTAAGTGCCTGCCCACTAGAGACTTCCACTCCAAAAGCACACAGACAATCCTGCAAGAAAAGCAACATGTACAGAGCTGAGGTGATTACTGTGCCCTTTGATGGAAACAGCCCAATAAG AATGAGGTTTACACGTATCAAAGCAGCTACAAAATCAAATAAAGCTGAAGCAGTGAAAAATGAAGAGTCTCACTCCAAAAACACAAAG ATAAACTCCACTTCTAAAAACAGATCTAAAGCAAAGCAGCTAATTGAAAAAGCAAAGGCTACTATACAGCAGAACAGGTCAAAAGTGAGTGAAgactcagcagctcctgtgaggcGCTCATCTCGACAGCGAGCTCTTGCTGAGAAGAAGAAGTTAGAAGAAAGTGAT GAATCAGTCATAATTCTAGGTTCAGACATGGATAGTGTCACTTCTACAGAGCAGAgtgtgaaggaaaagaaacttcGGAGCTTAAATGATGTTTTGGGAAAGAAGTCTAAAACCTTGAAGGCTGCAAAGAACTCCAATG GGAAACTGGGATGTCCACCTTCCTGCCTAGGCAAAAATGCTCCAAACTCTGCAGGTGAACCAATTGTGATCTTTGATGAAAGCAG CCAAGATGCATCTGAAAATTCTCAAGATGGTGATCCATTCAGAGCAAAACGTGAATTCCTGATGAGTGGATTGCCAGAGTCACTGAAAAGGCAGATTGCAAAGAAGGCAGCAGCAATGGAAGCATACTCTCTTGCAAGTTCCTGTTTTAAGACTGTTGTTCATGTACAGCAGAAGGATGACT GTTCTCCAATGTGGAAATTGCAATCACCATCATGTCCTCTATTAACcaagctgagggagctgagtaCTGAAGTCACCAACATCACAAAAATCACTCTCTCACTTGGTGAATTTTCTACTGTGAATTCAAAACGAACTGGAAATTGTTCTGCACCTGTG CTTTCAGGCCACCGACCAGCTTTTCCTGATGCATTCAAGAAGGATTTGCTAGATGAGATTGTGGCTTCTAATTCTCAGTTTCCAGTGAGAAAATACTACTCCAGGTTCctgaaaaagcaaacacagtggTTGGCTTTGGAAAACAGTACACAAG aaAGCAGAGATGGCACTGCAGATCTTGATGTAATTGAGAAACATCCTGACAGTTGGAAGGAAAcgaagaggaaaaggaaagaaacagaagaccgcaaatcaaaaagaagaaaacagcttgAATGTACAGagactgaaatgaaatcaaGAGTTTCCAGGAACCTTATTCCTCCCATATCTGGAGAAAAACAGGCGGAGACAGGACAAGCCACACACTTGGGAAAAAACATGACCCAGAAACCAGATAGTGTGACAGAAGGCAGTGGTTGTTTTTCAGATCCAAGTGCATGTTCAG gTGTGGAAAAGGAAGACATGCTCTGGACAGAAAAATATCAGCCCCAAGATTCCAGTGAACTTGTAGGGAacaagaaagaaattgaaaggCTACACAG ttggttaaaagaatggaaaaagagagctgatttggaagaaaaacgaaatcagaaaagggaaaaggaggacaaggagcaaGAAG ATTCCTTAAGCAGCCTTGACTTTAAAGATAGTAAATCTGATCTTGAGGAAGAGACAACCCTTTGCAATACGGTTCTGATAAGTGGCCCACCAGGAGTGGggaaaactgctgcagtgtaTGCTTGTGCTCAGGAGCTTGGGTTTAAG ATATTTGAAGTCAATGCCTCTTGCCAGCGTAGTGGGAGACAGATTTTGTCTCAGCTGAAAGAAGCTACTCAGTCTCATCAAGTGGACAAAAAAGGTGTGAATGCACACAAGCCTTGCTTTTTTAACAGTTGTAGCACTTCCAAGTCACCAA AAAAAATGTGTTCTCCAAAGAAAGTTATTTCTCCAAGAAAACCGCCACTGTCACCCAAAGGAGCAGGATTAAAACGAAGCTTGCCCTCTAAAACACTTGCAAACTACTTCAAAATTTCTGCCAAACGTAAAGGTGTTGATGGAGAAGCaacatctgaagaaaaaaatggag GAAATACTCAGAATTCACTGGAAGTAAAGAAAGATACTCAAATTACGTCAATAAACAAAGACGAAGGAGGAGAACGCAACAGGAAAAGTGCAACATCTCTCATTCTTTTTGAAGAG GTGGATATAATATTTGATGAAGATGCAGGATTTCTAAGTGCAATAAAGACATTCATGGCAACTGCAAAGAGACCTGTGATTCTTACCACCAATG ATCCAACATTCAGTTTAATGTTTGATGGCTATTTTGAAGAGATCAACTTTAAAACCCCTTCCTTG ATAAACTCTGTGAGCTACCTCCAagctctgtgcctggctgaGAACCTACGGACAGATGTGAAAGACTTGGCTGCTCTCCTGACCACAAATAACTGTGATATCAGGCAAAGTGTCCTGTACTTACAGTTCTGGGTTAGAAGTGGAGGTGGATGCTTGAAAGAGAAGCATTTGGCACTTCATG gagaagaagagaCAAGGAAGGCAGATAATGTCATTCATCCTGCAAAGTCTAAGGATTCCAAGGTGGATTTTTCTCAAGCTGATGATTCTCATCTTCAGGAGTTTCCAAAATGTGATACAGGCTGTGTAGAGACGTTGCTTGGCCTTAAGAACATCCTCTTGCCTTCAGAAGATTTGCTTACattttttaag CCCAAAATCACAACTATGGAGGAATGGAATAAATTGatgcagcttctcacagaattCCAGATGAAGCATGTGGATTTTGTATATAGTAATCTTGAACTTATTCTTCCCTTACCAGTGCAAGTTCTGTCAAACCAGTCTGAAGCCTCAAAGTCTGTACTTGAAAGGACTACTGTAGTTTCTTCAAAAGACAGATCTACTAAGAGTTCTTGCTCTAGAAAGAGTAGCCCTGGGAAAAAGTCTAAAAagacaaaggctcagaaaaggcTTGAGATATTGGATGATAGTGACTTATTTGATTCTGAGCTGAACTATTCAGCTGAATTCATAACTTTGCCATCAGACAGTCCTAAACCGTGTGTTGAAATGAATAAAAAGGAATCAAAATTGTTGGTGCATAAAGAACAAGAAGAAGTTAAAACTAAAACCTCAGTAAACAAAAGAAGGACTGCAGTTGTTTTTCAGTGTCTGAATTCACTGACTGAGTTTGTGGAAAACATGTCCTTCCTGGATTGCTGTGTAAACACTAACACCAGGGAACCACTGGAGTTTTCTaaaagtgaagaatttctttggACAAATGCCAAAATCAGAAACGGTCTTTGTGATGAGTTCAGTATAGAAAATACTGATTGGTGGAGTTCCCAGAGCTGTAGTGAAATAAAGGCAGCTATTGAAGCACTCAGCTTCACTACAAGTTCTGTTAATATTTCACAAAATTTGGAATCCTTTTTGACTACCAGTAAAACACCTGAAAGTGATCAGCTGAATGGGCTTACTCTGCCTGTCTCAAACACAAGGAATTGCATATCCTTCCGTCAGGCAGCTGATTCAAG CACTCacaaaaaagcacagaagaggCTGGCTGTCatcaaaactgtattttccagAAGTCCTATAAACCTGGGCAATAAGCAAGCCAGTACCCTGGAATACCTCCCCACTCTCCGCAGTATCTGTAGGTCTGAGAAGCTTAAAGAGCAAGGGAAGACTAAAAGAAG gttcTTGCATTATCTCGAAGGGATTCATCTTGAAATACCCAGACAAACGATAAATGGTCTGTCTTTGGACTTCCCTTAA